GGGTGAGCGGTAATCTCCTCAGCTGACAGACCTGGAGTTTACAGACAGACTTATGCACCTCTGCACTGATTTGCCCCATGCACCCAGGAGCTGACTTTGGCTTGTGTTCAGTGCAAGCTACACCAAGAGGGTGAGTTTGGTCAGAGGAACTGCAGATGTGCCCAACACTTTTTCATCCCTACATGCTCCTTGACTGCCTCTTCCCCTCAACTGGCAGTCATGGAGAAGGTTCCATGTAGGTTCCATGTTCCAGCTGAGGTCAAGCAGAGCCACACCACCCTGCACACACTGCCAGGGGCACAGGCCCTCCCTCCTGGAACAACAGGGTGTGAAAACAGGGGGTGTAGATGGTCCTGGCCATGCAGGGTGCATTCCCTCTGCCTCAGCAGACAAGAGCatgatgctgctgagctgccttCTCACACCAGCAGTTTTCATGCCCCTAGTTGCTTGCAGCTAGTGAGAAATGGTTTTGGTGATGCTTTAAACGCTCAGATCTTGACTACTGGGGCCTAGCAATGCTCTTCTCCTGCATATAATACATGTCCTGTGGTGTAGATGGGTTTGGGGTTGAGCTTATGAGAGCACAGAATTTGCAAGTTCTcacctcttccttccttccttctcaagCACTCTCAAACCAAGATGCCACAAACAAACCACTTTGTTGCAAGAGCCTGTACTACTGTTTTCTGTAACTCAGAACTGCAAAATCACTTTCTCTGGGTACCTTAGCAGGCATCAGTGTGGGATTCTCTGACAAGGGATCCAAGGAGACCTGGTGTTGACTTCTCTGTACAAGCAAGAACCTTACACTCTAAATAAGATAATTATCAAGATGGTGTTTGTGCCCATTCTTGTTTTTGGGGActctcctttctctttgccACCATGACTCATAAAACTCATTAAGCCAGAGTATGCCTAGCAGAACATTTAATTACACAGCAGTTCAAGGGCAGTGATGGGATTTATGTTTAACAGGCTGACAGCAAGATGGCTTTATCTACAAAGCTGTTTGGATGTCAGTATAGCCAGTGGCATCCATAAGGCTAGGCAAGCCATACCAGGCACCAAAACAGCAAGGAGGAAGGTAAAATTTATGCCAGAAGTGGGCTCAAGACACTAGTGATTTGCATAAACAGTTTGAAAATCTGCCTGTCATCACCATGTCTGGGGCAATGTGTGGAAACATTATCTGGTAAATCAACAGCCTTGCACTGCACAGTGACCTAGATAGGAAATACAatgcaaggagggggaaggtGAGACTGTGCACTGTTGTAACACATAGATCAGGTTAtttactgctgcttttattcTAGCTATGAGTTTAATAGTCAATAAACCACTTGAAAACAAGTTCTAGCCTctcccttccttctcagacACTCTCACAGCAACACAGCATGCAGCCAGACCAATTTATGAACAATGTATTTCAGTACTTAGCAAAATGTTAACAAAATACTCTCAAAACCACTGTACACATCTCAGCTACACGTGCACGACTTCAAGAGTACAGCCTTAGGGTGTCTGAGAAGCTGCTCAGAGGGATTACACCAACATTGGAGTGACTACTTATCTCTCATGTGTGTGAACAGCCTTGTTTACATGAAGAACCTCTTTCCATTGTGGCCTTTGAGATTGCAGGAGGTGATTCAGTTGCAGCCAGCTAGGATATGCAAGGATGATTTTGCTCACTGGaataaaaaagcaaagggaagTTTTTGGGAGCTAATGCATGACACTGTTAGAAATCCTCTCCCATTTGTACATTTTGTCCTGATTACTTAGAAGCCAAGCATAACCAAGTGATTTGTCACCAGTTTCggttttgtgaggtttttctcCTTGTAATTTATCTTACAATTAGCACATTGTATCATATACTCTAGCCCGTCTAAGGTCTGATCTTAAAATCCTACCATAAAACCTCAGCACACTGAAAGAAGTAAGTACTGTTCTGGTACAGAAAACACATCTCCCTCACCTTTAAAGAAACTGTAGCTGCATGACACTTTCAGGAAGGCAGAGGAATGATAGCCTTGTAGGGCAATGGCTCAGTGTTcctatattattattatttccatatTGTTTTTACATcaacaaaataaagatttctcTTAACTCTGAAACACTGCtggcaggaagaaaaacatttaaagacTGCATATCAAAGGTCTTCGAGATCAAACAACTTATCTATAGAACAGTGCTCAATATGCAATCTGTCAGCAAGAAAAtagtttgctttcatttttcattcttctgcaaACAGAATACTGTCTCCCAAATTAGCGTTGTTCACTCCAAATTACTGAGCTTAGCCAAAATTAAGcctcttttttatattttcagatttttttcccccaaaagtAACCAAACAAGTAATGGAGTATGCCTCTTTCAAATGTAGCATATACAATACTTTGATATTGCCATGAGGCTGAGCTATCAGAAGTCAAGaatgaaattttcctttttcaatcccattttttaaagttatttcttttgaaaataatacATGAAACTTTACCCAAACACAATTTCCCCCTCATATTGAAGCTAAATCTTGGAAAATACACTGTAGCTAAATTTTGGAAGACAATGCTTTTTCATCTGCCATCACAATCAAGGGACCTACATTAATGGAAAGGGAGAGTGTTAGGACAGATTATTCTAGCTTCTGTAACAGTCACCTAGTTTTCTtctatatttacatattttttagaaacaaaattccAAGTGTTTTGCTCTTGGGACTTAGTCCAGAGTTATGTTTATGATTACTCTGTCACATATTATCACACTCGTGACAGTCCATCAGAGCAATTGAATAATTTCTGCATGGCAAACTACAGCATTTCTTACAGCATGTATTGGTGTTTTCACTGGTCCCAGTGAAATCATTTCTCCATTTGTTGTGGAAAGATCCCCTCTTCAGGAGTGTTTCTTGACTGATTGAGGCAGGTATCTTTTTTTGTCGTTTGCAGCTGATAGTCGCTGTGGCTGCATTTTCCACATTGCTGGCAGTAGTTTCTGTGTAGCATCTAAGGGAATTTCTCCCTGTACATGCATTTTTGGGAAGAGCCTTACATCTTAATTATTCTCCTCTCAACCTGTCCTCACACCTCATCTTAAAATGTTCCTGTTCCCCTTCCTGGTCCCATCACACTGCTCCACAACTCTGCTTCCTCTGCCTCCATTGGAGCTCAGCACTCCCCCACACAACGACATTGCAAAACCTCCTCAGGGATGAAGACCTCCTCTATTTATAGAGCACTGAGGCTAGATGAAAGTTTCCAGAGAGTTTTCTAGAAGAGCACCCACTTAGCTGCTCTGAAAGCTTACAAAGGGAAACAAGCTTGGACCTTGCTTCAGAGCTTTGCCTGGCATCGAACAATCACTAAACCTTTGCAGTACAGTATATAGTGCACCAGGCATGCATTTGATGTTATACATTGGCATTTATGAACCTCTGAAAAGTTTTCTTCCTGGCATGCTTGGGGCAGATTCTCTAGCATGAACCCATATTCTCAGTTGACTTTCGTCCTAAGTCTGTGATTCAGTGCTATCTTAAGataacagagaggaaaaactgtTTTTAGCTTTgtgctgtggttttttccttaaaagatTGAGGCTGATACTTTTAAATCAAAAACAAGGTTCCATTAACAAATGCGCTGCTGCATGTTGCTCCACAAAGATATGACTCAGCGTTTCTTTTATTCATGTCACAAGTTAAATACAGAATATGCATTAAAATAGTGGAGAAATGGTTGCTGTAACTACAATATGGTAGGAGTCAGGCTGGGTTCACAGGATGGGCATATCCACAAACACgagtctgtgtgtgtatatgacCTAGCCATGCTCAGCCTCTCAAACTGATAAGCtgctgtttattaaaaaaagaaagaaaaaggcagcaagCCCTTGACTACTTTTGCCCACAGCACATGGCTTTTACTGGAGGATGTGTTTGCAAAAAGGGAGGAGTGTTGCCTCCCACACAAATTTCAACAACGATTTGAACAATTTGGTAAATAGATGAGGACAGAATCTTCATCTATTGTCTGCCTATCCCCTCCAGTTAGAAGTCAATCACACAGTGAGGAAGTTCTAATATAGAAATCCTTTTTAGGAAtctgctttttaatgaaaactccTGAACGTGGTCCCAGCATTACCAACAATCTGAGGGCACATAcacaccccaaaacaaacaaatgaacaaataacaaaacacactcaaaacaacaacaaaaaaagagagaataattcCAGGGAGAAAATGTAAGCCTAATgcaacaggaaaggaagaaaaaaagtgaaatccaCCTCCTGACAAGATAAGCATAATCATCTTCCATTGCACTGTAAGTGgatgaaaaagcagcaaattctTGTTGACCTGTTTTTGCTTCTCCATAAAAATGAAAGGCCATTTCTTCTAGTACCAATAAATGCCACCTTTTCTCTAGGTCACTAATTAGCTAACTGGGTGAGCAAGGAACAGGTTCGGGTGACTCTAACAGTGACAAACTGATGCAGAATGATAGCAAGACTCAGACACAACCCAGCACTAATTACAGCTCTGTAGCACATACTATCACTCTGAACACAAAACAAGGATGTTAATGATACAAATTCAGCTGTGTGTTTGCACAAAAACCTTGTAAGCTTAATTTTCCAGGACTTAATATTTTGGTACTCCTTTGGAAAAGCTCTCCAATGTACAATTCCAACATTATGTTTCAGTGGATTCATGAACAGCGTTGTGCCATCTGAATGCCTATTGAAAGAGGTAAAATGAATAGTGTCAGTTTAGATCATGCAGGGAGGAGACACAATTTTCATAATATGAGAATTCAAATTATTGTATATCCAGTGCTAGCATTCCTGGTTTAGTAAATATCTGTCCTTGGTATAAGTGGCTTGGGATGTGCTTTAAAACACGATGAAATACCTTACTCTGGTATTAGTCAAAGAGTATTTGCACAGAGGGTTGTGCTTGTTAGCATAGGAAGAATAAGAATACAGAGAACACTATCATAATGAGTGTGCATCAATATCACAAGTTTTAATACCATATTTATTCAGTTCTAAAATATCAAGAACTAGTATCATCAATAGCCAGAACCTTTCAACTACTaaaacctgaaaagaaaaagaaacaaacaaaaacttaCAAAATCTGAGTCCCTGGCATGCTGTTGGCACCATCGATAGCCTGAAACACCTCTCCTTGCATCCTTAGATAGCAGTATCAGGTGACACTAGCCATTACCCTGTCTTGGTATACAATATCCTGCACTTTGGATCTGCTGATTCCAATAcagtttcaaaatgaaaagcttCTCTTCAGTCAGAGAGAAAGTAGAAATGGGTCAAGTTACATAATATGAAGTAAATAAGACTGAAGTTACATGACGTGACTGAGTCAGCTTACTATTCTGACTTGGGTGgtcctgcttttccctccccaactcctggccctgctggtcCACACCCTCTCTTACACCACATCAAACCACTTGGTAAACTGATCCAACTTGTTAATCCAACAGAAAACTACTCTCTTGAACTGACTCACCAAAGGGCTTGACAAGAGTGATGCCAAGGAGCATGGCTCTGGAGGGAGCAGAACCACCCTTTCTGGTGGCAGCAACTCAACACCATGTCTTAAATGAGCTGCAACTGAAGAAAGCGTTGAAGAAGGGCACAAGAGGAGCACTGAAGGCAAACAGAAGGGCATGGAGTAAAATCCTGTGTCTTTGGGAAGAATGGAAATGCAAGAATAGACATCACAAAGCCCTTGGGATGGGGTAGACACTGAGGGGTGCAAAGGCAAGAGAGCAACAGGATGTTGCATTGTATTATGCATCAGAGGGGAGCATGGGAACAGGCACTGTCCTGGCAGAAGGAGGAATGGGTAGTGACAGAAGACATGCTACTGAGTCCACCTTAATTGTGGTGACTCTTTGGGATTCAGGCTCAcagtgcttgtgtgtgtgtgtgtccgtAGCCAGCCCTGGGAAAGGTGAGCTCTTCAGGACAGATGTGCATTCTCAATAGTTTTAACAAAACATGAGCTATAATATTTTATCCCCATTGTTCAAGAAAAGAGGGAGGACACCATTGTTcacttgaaaaacaaacaaaaatgaagcCCGTCCCCATTCTTCTCAAGAAATTGCCTCatcaaaaaaagaacaaaaatcaaaCCACCAAGTGTTACTGAGGAATACTACCCAGTCAGTCTTACCAGCTCACAACCTCACTCACTAttatcttttccttcctctcttaaATTACTGAGACAGGTCTCTTCTTTCATAGCAGCAAATGTTTTAAGCTCACTGTTTTCTTGGAATCTCCCCTACTTGTACAACTGCCTCCATAAGAAAAAGAGTTTAGGGATAACAGAAATTGTGCtatctggagaaaaggaaaagaaactgcaTCTTCAACCCAATGATAAAATGTCCAGTTTTTTAACAAATATGTCTTCATAATTTCAGGAACACTTCTTGAGCTCCTCTCTTCAGCTCTGGGTAACTGTTTCTAggtaatcaaaaaaaaaaaaaaaccaaaaaaaacccaaacaaaacaaaaaaaacaaaaaccccaactggAGACTTGGTAACTCATTAAATGGCTCTATATATTGCAAAACATGAGCTGAGGTATTCTCAAGCTTCCCAAACCAAGGGGCAGAGAGCAAACTGTCCTTGCCTACACCTCAGGGCATCCCTGTTCCCTTTTCCAAATACAAAACCAGGCACTGGCAGAAGTAAGAACTACGTGCCTGGCAGCCAAAAgatgaggaaagagaaaatatgatGTGCAGCAAATCAGGTACACACAAAATAATCACGGCAGGTCACATCATCCTAACACTGCACGGCATTGTTTCCACCTTAATGATCTTTCAGCATGTCACCATGCTGAATCATGATGACAGAGGGGCAGGAAGCACATATCAGATGCAGAATGAAAAGGTCTTTTTGTGATTGTGGTGCTATGAAGTGCTGGACTTTATGTTGGAGTCACCTGTTCTCACTCTGGAAGACTTGTCTGCACCAAAATCAAGAGAAGTTCCTGGAGCAGTACAGATAAATTTGACCAACATACAGATAAAACAGgaatctctctctttttttgcccCCAGAACTGCTTATTTCTGTATCAGTGCATGGATTTCAAATGGGTTTAACAAATGTTctttgaaagtaattttctgttcATAACTGGACTTTAAGCACCCTGAGGGCCTGCTGGCTTGCTAAAATTAGAGACCAAAAATGTACATAATTGTCAATCTTTAGCAAGACAGTGAGTTCTTTTCTAACCAGAGCCAGAAATACTCCCTCTGGAGAAATCTCACAAACAATgtgaaaaaaaggttttgaacTTTCCATGGTACAAAGCTGAAAATGAGGACAAAACTGGAATGAGTTGGTCTTGAGCATTTTCTAAGCTATGTTGCATTTCCACAGCTTTACAGATACAGACATCTGGAAGCAGAATTttcagctaaaaagaaaaaaaagccattgtTCTGTACTTCACTAgcataaataattttccttaaaTGTGAATAAAATTATTACAGTAGACAAAAATTTTAATATGTATAAATATCTCTGGATCAACCCTAACCATATTTTTGGTGTAATAAAAATAGGCTATATTCCCAGATATGAAAAGGCATATAATTTCAGACAGATTCAGGGACAACAAAACCAATTTTAGTTAAATAGCCCGGAGGAATCTCATAATATTAAAGGCAGTATTAAACACAAGTTTACATAGAGTAATTGAGAATACTCCTTATAATTTAGTCCAACACTTATAAACTCAGACTATAACgaaaggttttttcttttgaacattAGACCATTATGATATTCAGTGACAACCAACTTATTCTATTACTTTAATTTCAGCAAAAACTTTTAGGGAAACTCTACAATGGCATCAACAAGCACTAAGCAGGATGAGAGATGGTACAGGATACTGCAGATCATTTTCAGGGCTCTGAGCCAAATTCTCTGTTGTTCCAAGTGCCCTTTGCTACTTCATACTGTGGAAAATACCAAGTTCTTGGCATATCAAAGCCTGGATCTCGAAAATTTCTGAGACCCCTTCAGTTATGCTGCCCTAGTGATTTGAGGGGACCCTGTGTTTGGTCATGTGCTCCTCTGTAATGGTCAGCACTAGTCTCGCAGGGCAATGACTCCCCCACCTTCCAGATCACCTCTATTGGGTGACCCTTTCCTTGCTTTGCAGAACAGGGTCCAGGGGAGGTATCTGGGAGACAAATAAACCATCCTAACCCTTTGAATACCTCAGGAAAGAGCATGCATTCAACAAAGGAGCACTTGCATAGCCTTGTGGATGTACTTTGTACACTTTGTCCTGATTAGAAAGGAAGTGACTTTAACAGAGAATCCAACTCAGACAAACAGTTCTCTCCTTTACTTTGGAAAAGCTGCAAACCTGTTACAGTTCACTTGCTAGTATGAAAAGCAAGCTTGAAAAATGGCACTGGTGAGACCAGTGAATAATGGTCTAAGTGGAATAGCAGCAGTCAGGCTGAAGAACATGGTGGAGTGGTCTGGGTGGAAGAGAGCAAATGCTACAAGCCCCCAAGTTCTGACTTTTAATTTTGACACTGTTGTGGACATGCATCTGTCTCACTGACACCTTATACTACCACCTACCTCAGGAGCACATGTAGCTTCCAAGAGGCCTGCTGGCAGCAATGAAAAACTTAGCCTGGAGtccaagcattttttttcccattcacaGCAAAACTATCTCAACATGAGATTACTTTTCATTCAAACTTTATTTCTAAACTGACTTTGTAACCTTCTATAACCTTGTTACTCTGCATTCCTCTTCTCCCCGGGCTTCAAGGATTCTTTTTTGGTTGCTTGTATAATCTCAGCGCTGCAGTACGCAAGCTATGTAAAGCATGGTATAAATGCAGCTATTATTACTACTTAATAAAAACAGAGAAGTTATTCACTGAccaaccttttcttttttccctttctaataAACATATCAGATCCATATCTAAGTGGTGATAAAAAACAATGACCTTGCACTGAGTTTATCCCACAACATCCTCATTATGACtggtatttaattttaaagacttTTCACTGCATTCTCTGCAAAGCAGTATGTCTCATCATTACCTAGTCACTGGTAAAGTTCTTTTCCAACATCCACTGACAGACAAGAAATTAGCTATCTTGGAAAGGCCACTTTAGGGAGCAAGTGAAGAGTAACcagctgaaaagaaagagaagtaagTCCCTTCCTCTTCAGTTCTGGCAATCATCACGTTGGTTTTTGTTGTGCTTTGTCCTTACACTGTCTTTTAAGGAACAAGGTCTTTGGCAATGAATAGGGTCTTATATGCTAGGAAAACATTTCTAGCATGTTGCAGACACTATTGTAACATAAATACTCATTGTCTTCCTGAGTTTCCTTACCACCACTGCTCCCCAACACAGCTTTGTCACTGTAAAACAACCTTCATTAAGTTGTTTTGTGCCACTGATGTAGTGCTGTAACAATAAAATAAGGCAAATGCTTCATACACCCAAAGATGGATTTTGTAGAACGTGGTATTTCTGTTGACCATGCTGTGAAACAGTATGATGTCAAGACAACCTGAAGTAGCTTAGCACAATAGCAAATGTGAAAACTAAGACCTTTAATTGCATCCCAAAAGACATgtggaaaagagagggaaagaacaAAAGACTTCTGAAGCCAAATTAGCCTGTAAATTAATAACTATCATTAGATTTTAGCCAGGCACCATACTTGTGCCTTGGTTCTTTTCTTAGTTGTTTCATGGTTGGATGATTGAGTTTCAAGTCTGTGACTTTCATCTCCATTATGTTTGCTGAAGGAGTACACAACAAATGCAAAAGATCTTTAACTCTTCAGTTTCTATCTGGCAGAACACCCTTGTTTACATTTCTCaagtttttgaaaataacaaCCTTGACTCTCTTCTCATTTAGCCAGTTTAACAATGCTGCAAGTTCAAGGAAATCAgctgaattaatttcattttaaagcaaactAGAGGAATGCCTAAGCCTAGTATTTTTGACATACCTCATATACCTATAGTTGAAGGAAAAACTCTCATTAAGCCTACATTAAAAATCTGTCCACTTAATGCTCTGGActtaaaacttgtttttaatCCACTTCCTTCTGCCCTTATCACAAAGAAATTACTAATCTGGAACTTTGTTTTTAGTTTCCATCTCTTCCAGTTCATTTGccacttttttgtttgtttgtttgtttttggtggttgttgttgtttttaattcacCCTTGGAGCTCACTGGTCATATTCACCTTGAAATTCTATCCACTGGGCTTTCATGACCTTGTCCCCTCAGTACTCCTTCTGCCTTTCTAATAATTCACCctggttttccttctcatttttcacAGGCACTTGTAGCCTTAGCACATTTTGTTTCTCCTACATTCTTCGTATAGTACACTCAGGGCCTAACATTCCTCCAAGTCCTGTTACTATGCCAATCAATCTTAAATCCGGTTCTATAGGAGAGATGATaagaacaaaaccattttatttGCATACATAAAGTCATCTCATTATAATACAAGTATATTACAGTCTTAAGCCTCACAAAAGCCTATGAGAAGCAAAAGCATTAGTATTCGTCTTCTACAGTGGCAGAGAACAAGTCACTTATCCAAACTCACATGAAATCCTGTGGCAGCCTCTGGGTTACCAGAGGATTCCCCTTTCCACACCAAGATCTGTATATTGGCACACGTATTTTACACTTCTTGAGCTTTAGAATGGATTTGTTTAACTTACAGGCAGTGCAGACCAACTGTATGCATTGTGTctcaccagcccagcccatggAGCAGAGACTTGCTGTCTGTTCACCAAATGGTTCTCTGAGAAGATGGGCGGCAGAACATCCAACCCCAGAGCAATCCTTGCTCACCTCACCACACGGCTCGGAAGCACCGACCACCATGTTGGGCAGTACTGCAGGAAACAGCAGAGTACACTCCACTTTCCTAAACTATACCACATGCAAGCAATGCCACGGTTAATCGGATCAGTCGAAGCTTAAACATCACCTCACAGGAGTCCAGGTCCACATGTGGCTTCTGACAACCGACGTGACTGAGCTGAGACCTTTGTCCCtccaccagcactgctctgccaaACGaacttcctttttcctgtcagGGACTTTACCATGTTCATCACAGCACAGGCCACAACTCCTGGCATCTCCTTATTCTGGCAGCTACATCAACCGGttccttcttcctgctttttgctttttctaatCAGCCTAGCTCCGGCCTTCATTACCACCGAGTTAGGTGGGACACAAGCCACGTGTTATTTATGAAGGAGACAGCACATGTCTCTCCCGGTCTACCAGCTATCCAGCGGGAATATTTTGGGGCCTACGGGAGTGACAAAACCTGCCCCTCCACAGTGGCCGGGTGTCACCACGGCCACCCTGCCTGTCATTCAAGCCACAGCGCCCAGCTTCCATGTCACCCGCTGCTCCACGGTGCCGCCTCACCTGCGGCAGGCTCACACTCCGgaggggcagcggggcagcTCGCTACTGGGGTCACGGGCACCCACATATTAGCGACCTGCCCAGCGACGAcggggcggccccggcagcCCAGACCGGTGACATTCCCCAGCAATTTCCTCACTGTCCCTGCCGGGAAGGCCGCACTTGTCATAGGGGCAGAAGGGCGCCATCCCCACGGGAAGAGTGGCCGGAGGCCTGTCCGTGCGCCCAGGGCCGGGCCCCACGGCTGTGACggcacccctcagcccctcaCGCAGCGGCGCGGAGGacgcgcccggccccggcccggccccgcccagcccagcccggccacGCCCGCCTGACGCGCCAGCGGCGCTGGCGGGCTGGAAGTGGCGTACGTGCACAGTGGGTCGCTGGAGTggcgcctcctcctcctcgccccGGCACAGCGGCGGAGGCGCGGTGGGTTGAGGCGGTGGCCGCGCTCGCCCGTACTGTACCGGGCAGAGAGGCCGGCGGGGAGCGGAAGgcagccccgctccgcgccACCCTGCTCCCCCTCGGCCGTTCCGCCGCCGGCGGGGCAGCGATGAGGCGGCGCTAAGCGGCGTTAGCGGCGCAGGGAGGGTGGCGCGGGCCCCCGCGCCCCGGCCGCCCCGGAGGAGGCCGCGGGCCGGCGGAGGCGgagggcggcggcggagccggagccgggcGGCCATGATGCAGTGAGTGCTCCCTCCCcgcgcggccgggcgggggccCGCGTTagcgccgctcccgcccgccTCCTTACATAACACAACCCGGCGgagcggggctgcggcggcACCGCCAGCGCCATGGCGAATGACAGCGGCGGAGGCGCCGGCCAGGGCGGCCAGGGCGAGagcagcggcggcagcagcagcggtagcagcagcagcagcgagcGGGACCGGCAGTACTGCGAGCTGTGCGGGAAGATGGAGAACCTGCTGCGGTGCGGACGCTGCCGCAGCTCCTTCTACTGCAGCAAGGAGCACCAGCGCCAGGACTGGAAGAAGCATAAGCTCATCTGCCGCGGCGGAGGCGCTGCGGTGGCTGGTGCAGCAGGGGGCGCTACCGAGCCCCGCAGCGGGcaccccccgccgccccgcgcccacGGCGGAGCCGCGgtgggcggcggcggcagccgggCGGGGGTCGGGAAGGGCGCAGCGCCGCCGTCCCCGGAGACCGCCGCCGAGGCCGCCCCGCTGACCAACAACCACGTTgccgctgcagctgctggtgatGAGGTGGAGGCCCCGGCCGCGGCCCAGTCTCCGTCGTCTTCCGGGGAGGCAGTGTTGCTGTACCGGGACAAGTCGAACCTGTACCCGGGCGGCGTGCAGGcagggcccggcggggccgcgctgcgTCCCAACGGGCAGACCAAGTCGCTGCTGCCGCAGCGGCTGGCGCTGGAGTACATCGTGCCCTGCATGAACAAGCACGGCATCTGCGTGGTGGACGACTTCCTCGGCAAGGAGCTGGGCGGACTGGTGGCCGAGGAGGTGCGGGCTCTCCACCACACCGGCCTCTTCACCGACGGGCAGCTCGTCAGCCAGAAGAGTGACTCCTCCAAGGACATCCGCGGCGACAAGATCACCTGGGTGGAGGGCAAGGAGCCGGGATGCCAGACCATCCGGCTCCTCATGAACAGCATGGACGATCTCATCCGGCACTGCAACGGAAAGCTGGGCAACTACAAAATCAACGGCAGGACGAAAGTGAGtgagggagggagctgggaccCCCGGtgcccttcctccccctgctcctgcagccggGGGGATGTTGCGCGggggggcgggagcggggcggcggAGCCGGCGCTTCCCCGGGAGCGGGCGTGTGTGCGCGCACGTGTGCGGCTGTCTGCGGGGCTGCGTGCGTGTACGcacgtccgtccgtccgtccggctggctggctggct
The DNA window shown above is from Corvus hawaiiensis isolate bCorHaw1 chromosome 3, bCorHaw1.pri.cur, whole genome shotgun sequence and carries:
- the EGLN1 gene encoding egl nine homolog 1 — its product is MANDSGGGAGQGGQGESSGGSSSGSSSSSERDRQYCELCGKMENLLRCGRCRSSFYCSKEHQRQDWKKHKLICRGGGAAVAGAAGGATEPRSGHPPPPRAHGGAAVGGGGSRAGVGKGAAPPSPETAAEAAPLTNNHVAAAAAGDEVEAPAAAQSPSSSGEAVLLYRDKSNLYPGGVQAGPGGAALRPNGQTKSLLPQRLALEYIVPCMNKHGICVVDDFLGKELGGLVAEEVRALHHTGLFTDGQLVSQKSDSSKDIRGDKITWVEGKEPGCQTIRLLMNSMDDLIRHCNGKLGNYKINGRTKAMVACYPGNGTGYVRHVDNPNGDGRCVTCIYYLNKDWDAKVSGGILRIFPEGKAQFADIEPKFDRLLFFWSDRRNPHEVQPAFATRYAITVWYFDADERARAKVKYLTGEKGVRVELNKPSDSIGKDVL